In a genomic window of Mesoplasma tabanidae:
- a CDS encoding ABC transporter permease produces MKLRLILKQSWKDYKNKSILYFVFIIFLTIILGVVIGILSFISYSRLNISDAHATRYAGQIYLNNGVVSEKYDGIKPLEKRAVYDKNGKLKEYIINNIQEETKNDLKSDINSIVNIYIDFLGQYFNGDLKEFKNNTNQSLNQEELEAKMNIILNGYKNINIDNKDLINFCIQINKDLYKNLPLVSSQLMLIYFYDNFKNDFDLWSHPIKWDIKDDNNNYITTSLAPSYIDNYETFEKFNEHPEFHSNKASNFKIYNEIKTESLSPEEKKMVYEGKFIYVNPRYLEVNNYELGDKINIFIDDISYSMLIKGTIMTPLTTTMNSNQGRFVISPEAYYNLFGKKGLNYENKKDLRLDNQRILFTQKYNSTKKSNLEIINRMNEDFQFSAEYDNEGLLLQNKLNTIWTDSLKDDTYFITINLLNKIMYVIIFGLLVIIFVVFYFMCENFLRLQRDDFYNLKAMGNNNFVLTLLASFSAVIPIAVSLIFSLFISVPISNMFANSVSSSYSFTWPPILFTWNLVIYVIAIISIIFSIFMFNNFIVLSGKKSKISKFKETKKPSKFIINTKKMLTPLPSRTRIGFSFALSNIAKNIYCLIILSLAFTVILFTFQFNVSVNNSASSMISFAYPDISIKYQSNYWDFQSIYEKETDSNDVIKKYKYSSEQINSYEELEKYIKVTNSESFIEMLVDTSFDIQSFNNYNKEKNDISNYIITGDFIFWLANSIPNQESLSLIINNLVIPKILANTAISETDKEKAINWLKDQNNQDLIWEYYKLFKDKVNSMKSDLDKLELNETSKFPVNVLFGKTVVIPSKKSYWSSGVSFSNISDGNEWGSATSVSASRRQKQDSFGTETELFSSSEYKSTITKVKMENGVDAPALKVEVAKPLADRYRMRVGDSMLMSVNSLKTNEISEVRIPISIAAIKTNDLLTQNIYFEKTDYFEVLKETIQNRAVPLKDFDPAWTSYMKLIDEIIEKSNSVYNNESFILNNAQFSTEDIPVNLKYLTLPKISNLVVKDNLLPVKTDLENENRTDLLSYWDKIESPSEFWNSKNGKYINSLSSDLWNYRLIKEAILLKAKPFQNIMRILDQVLVGMVLAISLVLISLILLENKNTIVLFKSLGYKTREINKYLVTGYLLAATWAIIIALILNKYIIAYLSPIVYQSVGISLIYVLSYSYILYGVILTTTFIFLILSSIKIYTKRQNPKDVIK; encoded by the coding sequence ATGAAACTTCGATTAATTCTTAAGCAATCATGAAAAGATTATAAGAACAAAAGTATTCTTTACTTTGTTTTCATAATCTTTTTAACAATTATATTAGGAGTAGTCATAGGTATCTTATCATTTATAAGTTACTCAAGACTTAACATTAGCGATGCTCATGCGACTAGATATGCTGGTCAAATTTATTTAAATAATGGTGTTGTTAGTGAAAAATATGATGGTATAAAGCCTTTAGAAAAAAGAGCAGTTTATGATAAGAATGGAAAATTAAAAGAATATATAATAAACAATATTCAAGAAGAAACTAAAAACGATCTAAAATCAGACATTAATAGTATTGTTAATATATACATTGATTTTTTAGGTCAATATTTCAATGGGGATCTTAAAGAGTTTAAAAATAATACAAATCAATCATTAAATCAAGAAGAACTTGAAGCTAAAATGAATATAATTTTAAACGGTTATAAAAATATTAATATTGACAACAAAGATTTAATTAATTTTTGTATACAAATAAATAAAGATCTTTATAAAAATCTCCCACTTGTTTCAAGTCAGTTAATGTTAATTTATTTTTATGATAATTTTAAAAATGATTTTGATCTTTGATCTCATCCTATTAAATGAGATATTAAAGATGATAACAATAATTATATTACAACTAGCTTAGCCCCTAGTTATATAGACAATTACGAAACGTTTGAGAAGTTTAATGAACATCCTGAATTTCATTCAAATAAAGCATCTAATTTTAAAATTTATAATGAGATTAAAACTGAAAGTTTAAGTCCTGAAGAAAAAAAGATGGTTTATGAAGGAAAATTTATTTATGTAAATCCAAGATATCTTGAAGTTAATAATTATGAACTAGGTGATAAAATAAATATATTTATTGATGATATATCATATTCAATGTTAATAAAAGGTACGATAATGACGCCTTTAACTACTACAATGAATTCAAATCAAGGTAGATTTGTAATCTCGCCTGAAGCTTATTATAATTTGTTTGGTAAAAAAGGTTTAAATTATGAAAATAAAAAAGATTTGCGTTTAGATAACCAAAGAATTCTTTTTACTCAAAAATATAATAGTACAAAAAAATCAAACTTGGAAATCATTAATAGAATGAACGAAGATTTTCAATTTTCAGCTGAATATGATAATGAAGGTCTGCTATTACAAAATAAACTAAATACAATCTGAACAGATTCTCTTAAAGATGATACATATTTTATAACTATTAACTTGTTAAATAAAATTATGTATGTAATCATATTTGGATTATTGGTTATTATTTTTGTTGTATTTTATTTTATGTGTGAAAACTTTTTAAGATTACAAAGAGATGATTTTTATAATCTTAAAGCAATGGGAAATAACAATTTTGTTCTTACATTGTTAGCATCTTTTTCTGCTGTTATACCAATTGCTGTATCACTTATTTTTTCACTTTTTATTTCTGTTCCAATAAGTAATATGTTTGCTAATTCAGTTTCAAGTTCATATTCGTTTACTTGACCTCCAATTCTTTTTACGTGAAATTTAGTTATATATGTAATTGCAATAATATCAATTATATTTAGTATATTTATGTTTAATAACTTTATTGTTTTAAGTGGTAAAAAATCAAAGATTAGTAAATTTAAAGAAACAAAAAAACCTTCCAAATTTATTATTAATACTAAAAAAATGCTCACCCCGTTACCCAGCAGGACAAGAATAGGTTTCTCTTTTGCATTATCAAATATAGCAAAAAATATTTATTGCTTAATAATTTTATCCTTAGCATTTACAGTTATTTTATTCACTTTTCAATTTAATGTTTCTGTTAATAACTCAGCTAGTTCAATGATCAGTTTTGCTTATCCAGATATTTCTATAAAATATCAAAGTAACTATTGGGACTTTCAATCTATTTATGAAAAAGAAACTGATTCTAATGATGTTATTAAAAAATATAAATATTCTTCTGAACAAATAAATAGTTATGAAGAATTAGAAAAATATATAAAAGTAACCAATTCTGAATCTTTTATTGAAATGCTTGTTGACACGTCTTTTGATATTCAAAGTTTTAATAATTATAATAAAGAAAAAAATGATATTTCAAATTACATAATTACTGGCGACTTTATTTTTTGACTAGCAAATTCAATTCCAAATCAAGAAAGTTTATCTTTAATAATTAATAATTTAGTTATTCCTAAAATATTAGCTAACACCGCAATTTCAGAAACTGATAAAGAAAAAGCAATTAATTGATTAAAAGACCAAAATAACCAAGATTTAATTTGAGAATATTATAAATTATTTAAAGATAAAGTTAATAGCATGAAAAGTGATCTTGATAAATTAGAATTAAATGAAACTAGTAAATTTCCTGTAAATGTATTATTTGGGAAAACAGTTGTAATACCGTCTAAAAAAAGTTATTGAAGCTCAGGTGTTTCTTTTTCAAATATTTCTGATGGAAATGAGTGGGGAAGTGCAACGTCTGTTTCTGCAAGTAGAAGACAAAAGCAAGACTCATTTGGGACAGAAACAGAACTATTTTCATCTTCAGAATATAAGTCTACAATTACTAAAGTAAAAATGGAAAATGGTGTAGATGCACCAGCACTAAAAGTTGAGGTTGCAAAACCCTTAGCTGATAGATATAGAATGCGTGTTGGAGATTCTATGCTGATGAGTGTTAATTCTTTAAAAACAAATGAAATATCTGAAGTTAGAATTCCTATTTCAATAGCCGCTATAAAAACTAATGATTTACTGACACAAAATATTTATTTTGAAAAAACAGATTATTTTGAAGTTTTAAAGGAAACAATTCAAAATAGAGCAGTACCACTAAAAGACTTTGATCCTGCTTGAACAAGTTATATGAAATTGATTGATGAAATAATTGAGAAATCAAATTCAGTTTATAATAATGAAAGTTTTATTCTTAACAATGCGCAGTTTTCAACAGAAGACATACCAGTTAACTTAAAATATTTAACTTTACCTAAAATTTCTAATTTAGTTGTTAAAGATAATTTATTACCAGTAAAAACGGACTTAGAAAATGAAAATAGAACCGATTTACTTAGTTATTGAGATAAAATTGAATCACCGAGTGAATTTTGAAATTCTAAAAATGGAAAATACATAAACTCATTATCATCTGATTTATGAAATTATAGATTAATTAAAGAAGCTATTTTACTAAAGGCTAAACCATTTCAAAATATAATGAGAATTTTAGATCAAGTGCTTGTTGGTATGGTGCTAGCAATTTCTTTAGTTTTAATTTCTCTTATTTTATTAGAAAATAAAAATACAATAGTTTTATTTAAATCATTAGGTTATAAGACAAGAGAAATTAATAAATACCTTGTTACAGGTTATTTATTGGCAGCCACATGAGCAATAATTATTGCTTTAATATTAAATAAATATATTATTGCTTATTTATCACCAATAGTTTATCAATCTGTTGGGATTTCATTGATATATGTGTTAAGTTATTCTTATATATTGTATGGTGTGATTTTAACTACAACTTTTATATTCTTAATATTAAGCTCAATAAAAATATATACAAAAAGACAAAATCCAAAAGATGTGATTAAATAA
- the whiA gene encoding DNA-binding protein WhiA: MSFALTVKEEVISHIFDDDLGKAFLSGFIKYNGDFIWGSGSEKLKLTSISNKIARSIFGLCKKMFDGHIEISVSQTQTLKQNKTFQITLIGKISEFLKSLNIWDLNDIKIIEFKPLKQQKNKEELTKLKRAYMAGVFVAVGSVNSPETTNYHLELQFKEEESSLYIIELMNKYGFDFKTLKRNEKLFICYIKKAIMVSDFLKFIDAYQAVMNFENERIMRDVSNNVNRVNNIDISNEKKTLSAGLKQIDQISKIQANLATKRLSEKAAYLCDLRIQNPNASYAELTELMNENGYEITKSGVSNLFKIIEKLSLEFKN, encoded by the coding sequence ATGTCGTTTGCATTAACAGTTAAAGAAGAAGTAATTTCACATATTTTTGATGATGACCTAGGAAAAGCTTTTTTATCAGGTTTTATTAAATATAACGGAGATTTTATTTGAGGTTCAGGGAGCGAAAAATTAAAATTAACATCAATTAGCAATAAGATAGCTAGAAGTATTTTTGGTCTTTGTAAAAAAATGTTTGATGGGCATATTGAAATTTCAGTTTCTCAAACACAAACTTTAAAACAAAATAAAACATTTCAAATAACATTAATAGGTAAAATATCTGAATTTTTAAAATCTTTAAATATTTGGGATCTAAATGATATTAAAATTATTGAGTTTAAACCTTTAAAACAACAAAAGAATAAGGAAGAATTAACAAAGTTAAAGCGTGCTTATATGGCAGGTGTATTTGTTGCAGTTGGATCCGTTAATTCTCCTGAAACCACTAATTATCATCTTGAATTACAATTTAAAGAAGAAGAGTCAAGTTTGTATATTATAGAATTAATGAATAAGTATGGCTTTGATTTTAAAACATTAAAAAGAAATGAAAAGTTATTTATTTGCTATATAAAAAAAGCAATTATGGTTTCAGATTTTTTAAAGTTTATTGATGCGTATCAAGCTGTTATGAACTTTGAAAATGAAAGAATTATGAGAGACGTTTCTAATAATGTAAATAGAGTAAACAACATTGATATTTCTAATGAAAAGAAGACGTTATCAGCGGGTTTGAAACAAATTGATCAAATAAGTAAAATTCAAGCCAATTTAGCAACTAAACGACTTTCTGAAAAAGCAGCATACCTTTGTGATCTTAGAATTCAAAATCCAAATGCATCCTACGCTGAGCTTACAGAATTAATGAATGAAAATGGATATGAAATAACAAAATCAGGAGTAAGTAACTTATTTAAGATAATCGAAAAATTAAGTTTAGAATTTAAAAATTAG
- a CDS encoding prolipoprotein diacylglyceryl transferase family protein, with the protein MKLKEFKINKIHFNFKHDKLKWISIGLWASLFIVVIVLFSVFWATKNVNWTQGDSFSEPIHWGGIDSSYGGIAIYPMAMTLGMIVAILFTLYKFWKKNLNVTELSIGIAICIPISLMGASFFGKLNADAPGVNANGVGFWGLFAFWNAGMAIHGGVYGGLLAGVILFYFVGKRSKTSMLVYADAIVPNILLGQAIGRWGNFFNHEVMGAPVGVVAYADAPDKWGTINDVNWGAVQSHYKFLPNWISRNLMVEAKTDGFLSNGVHFEKGDLVQLSPIFLYESLSLLAAWVIITFIIPNITKWISKKPWKVETNKYNYSLSFSIKQWFMPWKKSTDEIQSARDIWNLAYFRNIDEDAKQEYLKSLEFNRSKYLKPKEINKANKLNDFISTKAGVECFAYFFAWNFVRFFLELSRPDDHLFVMYDKPLSLSLILISAFIGLIGMIASQYWLPILFRKNGYLYEKEYFSLN; encoded by the coding sequence ATGAAACTAAAAGAATTTAAAATTAATAAAATTCACTTTAATTTTAAACATGATAAATTAAAATGAATTTCAATAGGATTATGGGCATCGCTTTTTATTGTTGTTATAGTTCTTTTTTCAGTTTTCTGAGCTACCAAAAATGTTAATTGAACTCAAGGAGATAGTTTTTCTGAGCCGATACATTGAGGCGGAATTGATTCATCATATGGAGGAATAGCAATATATCCAATGGCTATGACGCTTGGTATGATTGTAGCGATATTATTTACCTTGTATAAATTTTGAAAAAAAAATTTAAATGTAACTGAACTTTCTATAGGTATAGCAATTTGTATACCTATTTCACTTATGGGAGCAAGTTTTTTTGGTAAATTAAATGCCGATGCACCAGGAGTTAATGCTAATGGTGTTGGTTTTTGAGGACTTTTTGCTTTTTGAAATGCAGGCATGGCAATTCATGGTGGTGTGTATGGTGGATTGCTAGCTGGAGTTATTCTTTTTTATTTTGTTGGTAAAAGATCAAAAACATCTATGTTAGTTTATGCTGATGCTATAGTGCCAAACATTCTTTTAGGACAAGCAATCGGTAGATGAGGAAATTTCTTTAATCATGAAGTTATGGGTGCACCAGTTGGTGTAGTTGCTTATGCGGATGCTCCTGATAAGTGAGGAACAATAAATGATGTTAATTGAGGTGCAGTTCAATCTCATTATAAATTTTTACCAAATTGAATTTCTAGAAATTTAATGGTTGAAGCAAAAACCGATGGTTTTCTTTCTAATGGGGTTCATTTTGAAAAAGGCGATTTAGTTCAACTATCACCAATTTTTCTTTACGAATCTTTAAGTTTGCTAGCAGCTTGAGTAATAATAACTTTCATTATTCCTAATATAACTAAATGAATAAGCAAAAAACCTTGAAAAGTTGAGACAAATAAATATAACTACAGTCTATCATTTTCTATTAAACAATGATTCATGCCTTGAAAAAAATCAACTGATGAAATTCAATCAGCAAGAGATATTTGAAATTTAGCATATTTTAGAAACATTGATGAAGATGCAAAACAAGAATATTTAAAAAGCTTAGAATTTAATAGAAGTAAATACTTAAAGCCAAAAGAAATTAATAAAGCAAATAAATTAAATGATTTTATATCAACAAAAGCTGGAGTTGAATGTTTTGCTTATTTCTTTGCTTGAAATTTTGTAAGATTTTTCTTAGAACTGAGTCGACCTGATGATCATTTATTTGTTATGTATGATAAACCTCTATCATTATCTTTAATATTAATATCAGCTTTTATAGGTCTAATAGGAATGATTGCATCGCAATATTGATTACCAATTTTATTTAGAAAAAATGGTTATTTATACGAAAAAGAATATTTTTCATTAAATTAA
- the trxB gene encoding thioredoxin-disulfide reductase translates to MKKHTNENLKDILIIGGGPAGLTAGVYAARAGMKTMILEKEAPGGKMVKTDTIENYPGFDSIKGPDLALKMYMQVINLGAEFVYDEVIEIVKHKETFIVTTRNGQTIESLSVIVATGTLENKLGIPGEDQLYGKGVSYCAVCDGAFHKGNPVAIVGGGYSAVEEGIYLSKFVSKLYVVVRKDHFRVDAVTLSKLEQLDNVEFVMNSIVKKVNGTDKVESVEIENLVSKEIKTVPVTGLFPYIGATPVTQFLENLNLNKSEGYLKGDAKLKSNIKGLFIAGDVREVPLRQIAIAAGDGALAGQMAVNYVQEL, encoded by the coding sequence ATGAAAAAACATACTAATGAAAACTTAAAAGATATTTTAATTATTGGTGGAGGCCCTGCTGGATTAACTGCTGGAGTTTATGCAGCAAGAGCTGGAATGAAAACTATGATTTTAGAAAAAGAAGCACCTGGTGGAAAAATGGTTAAAACTGATACAATTGAGAATTATCCTGGTTTTGATAGCATTAAAGGCCCAGACTTAGCTTTAAAAATGTATATGCAAGTAATTAACCTTGGTGCTGAATTTGTCTATGATGAAGTTATTGAAATTGTAAAACACAAAGAAACTTTTATAGTAACTACCAGAAATGGTCAAACAATTGAATCTTTAAGTGTAATTGTAGCAACAGGAACATTAGAAAATAAATTAGGTATACCTGGTGAAGATCAACTATATGGAAAAGGTGTTAGTTATTGTGCAGTTTGTGATGGTGCTTTCCATAAAGGAAATCCAGTTGCAATTGTAGGTGGTGGTTATTCAGCAGTTGAAGAAGGAATTTATTTAAGTAAGTTTGTAAGCAAGTTATATGTTGTTGTAAGAAAAGACCACTTTAGAGTAGACGCAGTTACTTTATCTAAATTAGAACAACTTGATAATGTTGAATTTGTAATGAATTCTATAGTAAAAAAAGTAAATGGAACTGATAAAGTAGAATCAGTTGAAATTGAAAATCTTGTTTCAAAAGAAATCAAAACAGTGCCTGTAACGGGTTTATTCCCTTATATAGGAGCAACACCAGTAACTCAATTCTTAGAAAATCTTAATTTAAATAAAAGCGAAGGTTATTTAAAAGGTGATGCTAAATTGAAATCAAATATTAAGGGTTTATTTATTGCTGGAGATGTTAGAGAAGTGCCATTAAGACAAATTGCTATTGCTGCAGGAGATGGAGCATTAGCAGGTCAAATGGCTGTTAACTATGTACAAGAATTATAA
- a CDS encoding helix-turn-helix domain-containing protein, translating into MKKYESENELLLIVALNLKKIRLRKKLSQEELGFRCGISKNYISDFERGQRNITIKVFQKIVEGLEIEPEELLKTHSK; encoded by the coding sequence ATGAAAAAATATGAAAGCGAAAATGAGCTTCTTTTGATAGTGGCATTAAATTTAAAAAAAATTAGACTAAGAAAAAAACTAAGTCAAGAAGAGCTTGGATTTAGATGTGGTATTTCAAAAAATTATATTTCTGATTTTGAAAGAGGTCAAAGGAATATCACAATTAAAGTTTTTCAAAAAATAGTTGAAGGATTAGAAATTGAACCAGAAGAACTATTAAAAACCCACTCTAAATAG
- the secG gene encoding preprotein translocase subunit SecG — protein sequence MSSTTAQIIILVIEIVAMIASIIMILIGIFQNKNSQSGLSALNGGNDELFSNSKERGLDKTLSTWMMSLGIIFFVVALAACILTNIYL from the coding sequence ATGAGTTCAACAACAGCACAAATAATTATTTTAGTAATAGAAATTGTAGCTATGATTGCTTCAATCATTATGATTCTAATTGGTATATTTCAAAATAAAAATTCTCAAAGTGGTTTAAGTGCATTAAATGGTGGGAACGATGAATTATTCTCAAACTCAAAAGAACGTGGATTGGACAAAACATTATCAACATGAATGATGTCACTAGGGATTATATTTTTTGTAGTTGCATTAGCTGCGTGTATATTAACAAACATTTATCTTTAA